A single window of Roseofilum reptotaenium CS-1145 DNA harbors:
- a CDS encoding Rpn family recombination-promoting nuclease/putative transposase: MAYDNTCKYLAEKFPESFIQWLLPLVPPTPVEVLKTELIQEPIRADSVTFLKAGNQILHIEFETRPYSQPPLPFRMLDYYVRLKRQYGGSVHQVVIFLRETTSEQVLVSQYEDGETQHPYQVIRLWEQDPNLLLSSPGLLPLATLSKTTEPRQLLQQVADRVATIEERKQQVNILACSQVLAGLRFDKTLIKQLLRKETMRESVIYQEIHEEGLLEGIQRGIQQGIQRGVQREASLVIRLLTRRVGKLSPELQAQIQSLSVETLEDLGEALLDFTAVEDLVSWLGDNAGHR; encoded by the coding sequence TTGGCCTACGACAACACCTGCAAATACCTCGCCGAAAAATTTCCAGAGTCCTTCATCCAATGGTTGCTTCCCCTAGTGCCACCCACCCCCGTTGAAGTCCTCAAAACCGAACTGATACAAGAACCCATCCGTGCAGATTCGGTTACCTTCTTGAAAGCAGGTAATCAAATTCTGCACATCGAGTTTGAAACCCGTCCCTACTCTCAACCTCCCCTACCCTTCCGAATGCTCGACTACTATGTGAGGTTAAAACGGCAATATGGTGGCTCTGTTCATCAAGTGGTGATTTTCTTACGAGAAACCACTTCCGAACAAGTTTTGGTCTCTCAGTATGAGGACGGAGAAACCCAACATCCCTACCAGGTGATTCGACTTTGGGAACAAGACCCAAATTTACTCCTATCGTCTCCTGGTTTATTACCCTTGGCCACCTTATCGAAAACCACCGAACCGCGCCAGTTACTACAGCAAGTAGCCGATCGGGTTGCTACAATCGAGGAGAGGAAGCAACAAGTGAATATTCTCGCTTGTAGTCAAGTACTGGCAGGTTTGAGATTTGACAAAACGTTAATCAAACAACTATTGAGGAAAGAGACGATGCGCGAGTCAGTGATTTATCAAGAAATTCATGAAGAAGGTCTGCTAGAAGGAATTCAGCGAGGAATTCAGCAAGGAATTCAGCGAGGTGTACAACGGGAGGCATCTTTAGTCATTCGTCTCTTGACGCGACGAGTGGGGAAACTCTCTCCAGAATTGCAAGCACAGATTCAGTCTTTGTCTGTGGAAACATTGGAAGATCTGGGAGAAGCTCTGCTCGATTTTACGGCAGTTGAGGATTTAGTGTCTTGGTTGGGCGATAATGCTGGGCATCGCTGA
- a CDS encoding transaldolase family protein → MAIYLDSALISEAQTAIEWGWVKGITTNPTLLSKSDQSPEETLRQLAAIAPDELFYQLTASTYEGMIAEAERAYEIIGEKTVLKIPATAIGFQATAHLSRLMDCSVTAIYSAAQAAIAQEAGAKYAIAYVNRATRLLGDGLALVQSMAKILQGTNTQILAASLKSPDEAASALQAGADVITVPLNLLQQMTTHLLSEQTVVEFNQNGRGISWE, encoded by the coding sequence ATGGCAATTTATCTCGATTCTGCGTTAATTTCTGAAGCACAAACTGCTATTGAATGGGGATGGGTGAAAGGAATTACGACTAATCCAACCCTGTTGTCTAAAAGCGATCAATCTCCAGAAGAAACATTGAGGCAACTAGCAGCGATCGCTCCCGACGAATTATTCTATCAACTCACAGCCTCTACCTATGAGGGCATGATTGCGGAAGCAGAACGGGCTTATGAGATCATTGGGGAGAAAACCGTTTTAAAAATACCAGCAACGGCGATTGGATTTCAAGCTACTGCCCACTTATCGCGCCTGATGGACTGTTCGGTTACAGCGATCTATAGTGCAGCGCAGGCGGCGATCGCCCAAGAAGCCGGAGCTAAATATGCGATCGCCTACGTCAACCGCGCCACCCGACTCCTAGGGGATGGTCTCGCTCTCGTCCAATCCATGGCTAAAATCTTACAAGGTACGAACACTCAAATCCTTGCCGCCAGCCTCAAATCCCCCGATGAAGCCGCATCTGCTCTACAAGCAGGCGCAGACGTAATCACGGTACCCCTCAACCTTCTACAACAAATGACCACCCATCTCCTTTCCGAGCAAACTGTCGTTGAATTCAACCAAAATGGGCGAGGAATTTCTTGGGAGTGA
- a CDS encoding SpoIID/LytB domain-containing protein, producing MASVFSIFFIPFKSLWKPLKPHWWLTAVLWMVMASLASAAAVELRVAIQEDTDEVKIGSSTAAIVKDANGQVIGELNPMDGFTAQSDYYGVSLAQWRAGQLWIEPENDGLVWIGDRWYRGRLLIMPTDEGITAINYVDIEHYLYSVVGGEMIPSWPLEALKAQAVSARSYALYHREKTADKIYDVGNDTFWQVYGGVQDEYVSTQQAVDATEGQILAYDGSIIEAVFHSSSGGHTENVEDIWSEPRPYLRAVPDYDQQAPVYQWTEVFTLADIRDLTEGVGNVLSIVPQEKTPQGRVRTLKITGDRGEKMITGRQLRKALSLRSTLFSLQPLTAGDKATGATSFQVQGRGFGHGLGMSQYGAYAMASQGSTYQDILRHYYTDAYLARVRVAE from the coding sequence ATGGCTTCTGTGTTCAGTATTTTCTTCATTCCCTTTAAGTCCCTATGGAAACCCCTGAAACCCCATTGGTGGCTGACGGCTGTGTTGTGGATGGTGATGGCTTCGTTGGCCAGTGCGGCGGCAGTGGAATTGCGGGTAGCCATTCAGGAAGATACGGATGAAGTAAAAATTGGTAGTTCTACAGCCGCTATTGTTAAGGATGCTAATGGTCAGGTGATTGGGGAGTTAAACCCGATGGATGGGTTTACAGCTCAGTCTGATTATTATGGGGTTTCTCTGGCCCAGTGGCGAGCGGGACAGTTGTGGATAGAGCCGGAAAATGATGGGTTGGTGTGGATTGGCGATCGCTGGTATCGAGGTAGACTATTAATTATGCCCACCGATGAAGGGATTACCGCGATTAATTATGTCGATATCGAACACTATCTCTACAGTGTGGTCGGCGGTGAAATGATTCCTTCTTGGCCCCTCGAAGCGCTGAAGGCTCAAGCGGTCTCTGCCCGCAGTTATGCCCTCTATCATCGGGAAAAGACAGCCGATAAAATTTATGATGTTGGCAATGATACCTTTTGGCAAGTCTATGGTGGGGTGCAAGATGAATATGTCAGCACTCAGCAAGCGGTAGATGCAACCGAAGGACAAATTTTGGCCTATGACGGTTCGATTATTGAAGCTGTCTTTCATTCCTCTTCTGGCGGTCATACGGAGAATGTAGAAGATATTTGGTCAGAGCCGCGTCCCTATCTTCGTGCTGTACCTGATTACGATCAGCAAGCTCCAGTTTATCAATGGACAGAAGTCTTTACCTTGGCTGATATTAGGGATTTAACGGAAGGAGTGGGCAATGTTTTGTCCATTGTACCTCAAGAAAAAACACCCCAAGGCCGGGTTCGGACACTGAAAATTACCGGCGATCGCGGAGAAAAGATGATTACAGGGAGGCAGTTGAGAAAAGCCTTAAGTTTGAGAAGTACCCTGTTTAGCCTTCAACCTCTAACCGCAGGGGATAAGGCAACAGGAGCAACGAGTTTCCAAGTTCAAGGCCGGGGATTTGGCCATGGTTTGGGAATGAGCCAGTATGGAGCCTATGCCATGGCTTCTCAAGGATCAACCTATCAGGATATTCTCCGCCATTATTATACAGATGCTTATCTAGCTAGGGTGCGGGTGGCTGAATAG
- a CDS encoding tetratricopeptide repeat protein, with the protein MKSRLTHLQGKAQTVVSIHREGVHRDTLIPRDEGALNVESLSSITLGDQADRLFEQASTCQQQGNIKAAQTYWQECLPLYESLENHQQISQVLGHLSHSYYAQGDYNQAIEYQKQRLKLAQQLGNVRLEAQTWGNLGNAYRHQGSYTEAITAESRSIELAQEMGDNRLLAVGLNNLGLVYKALNDLPKAIAYQARSLTLIREQDNPLMQSQILRNLANAHHSLGNSEQTIHYYQQLLDLARKTQNQRLTAKVLRNLGNTFHTLGDYSQAITYYEERLQLAEKVKDQRMKEQTLGSLGVAHDALGNYHEATRYYEQRLQIALHLKDKRLTGQTLGNLIVACSALGDLLKVEQYREQRQALA; encoded by the coding sequence ATGAAATCCAGATTAACCCATTTACAGGGAAAAGCGCAAACCGTGGTTAGTATTCATCGAGAAGGGGTACATCGAGATACATTAATTCCCCGTGACGAAGGAGCGCTTAATGTAGAGAGTTTATCGTCGATCACTTTGGGGGATCAAGCCGATCGCCTCTTTGAACAAGCCAGTACCTGTCAGCAACAAGGAAACATTAAAGCGGCTCAAACCTACTGGCAAGAGTGTTTACCCCTCTACGAAAGCTTGGAAAACCATCAACAGATTAGTCAAGTTTTGGGCCATTTAAGTCATTCCTATTATGCCCAAGGGGACTATAATCAGGCTATCGAATATCAAAAACAACGATTAAAATTAGCCCAACAATTGGGCAATGTGCGCCTAGAAGCCCAAACTTGGGGAAATTTGGGCAATGCTTACCGTCATCAAGGAAGCTACACAGAAGCCATTACTGCTGAAAGTCGCAGTATTGAACTGGCGCAAGAGATGGGAGACAACCGCTTATTAGCCGTGGGCTTAAACAATTTGGGCTTAGTCTACAAAGCTCTCAACGACTTACCCAAAGCGATCGCATATCAAGCTCGAAGTTTAACCTTGATTCGGGAACAAGACAACCCCCTGATGCAAAGCCAAATCCTACGAAACCTGGCTAATGCCCACCATTCCCTAGGCAACTCTGAGCAAACCATTCACTATTATCAACAATTATTAGACTTAGCTCGTAAAACCCAAAATCAACGTTTAACTGCCAAAGTATTGAGAAATTTAGGCAATACCTTCCACACCCTGGGAGATTATAGCCAAGCCATTACGTATTACGAAGAACGACTACAGCTTGCTGAAAAAGTGAAAGACCAACGTATGAAAGAACAAACCCTAGGCAGTTTAGGGGTAGCTCACGATGCTTTAGGAAACTATCACGAAGCGACTCGCTATTATGAACAGCGCCTACAAATTGCCCTACACCTCAAAGACAAACGCTTAACTGGCCAAACCTTAGGGAATTTAATTGTAGCCTGTAGTGCCCTCGGTGACTTACTTAAAGTTGAGCAATACCGAGAGCAACGGCAAGCTTTGGCTTAA
- a CDS encoding Rpn family recombination-promoting nuclease/putative transposase, translating into MAYDNTCKYLAEKFPESFIEWLLPLVPPTPVEVLKTELIQEPIRADSVTFLKAGNQILHIEFETRPYSEPPLPFRMLDYYVRLKRQYGCSVHQVVMFLRETTSEEVLVSKHEDTNTQHRYQVIRLWEQDPNLLLSSPGLLPFATLSKTTEPRQLLQQVANQVATIEETKQQADVLACSQVLAGLRFEKKLIRQLLRKETMRESVIYQEIHEEGLLEGRQGEAVSLITRQLTRRVGALSPELEAQIQSLSVEVLEDLGEALIDFTGVEDLVSWLAERHS; encoded by the coding sequence TTGGCCTACGACAACACCTGCAAATACCTCGCGGAAAAATTTCCAGAGTCCTTCATCGAGTGGTTGCTTCCCCTAGTGCCACCCACCCCCGTTGAAGTCCTCAAAACCGAACTGATACAAGAACCCATTCGCGCTGATTCGGTTACCTTCTTAAAAGCGGGGAATCAAATTCTGCACATCGAGTTTGAAACCCGTCCCTACTCTGAACCACCCCTACCCTTCCGAATGCTCGACTACTATGTGAGGTTAAAACGGCAATATGGTTGCTCCGTACATCAAGTGGTCATGTTCTTGCGAGAAACTACTTCCGAGGAAGTTTTGGTCTCCAAGCATGAGGATACGAATACCCAGCACCGATACCAAGTGATTCGACTTTGGGAACAAGACCCTAATTTACTGCTCTCTTCTCCCGGTTTACTGCCCTTTGCGACTTTATCAAAAACTACTGAACCGCGCCAGTTACTCCAGCAAGTGGCGAATCAGGTTGCTACAATCGAGGAGACTAAACAACAAGCAGATGTCCTGGCTTGTAGTCAAGTGCTGGCGGGTTTGAGATTTGAGAAAAAGTTAATTAGACAATTATTGAGGAAAGAGACGATGCGCGAGTCAGTGATTTATCAAGAAATTCATGAAGAAGGTCTTCTAGAAGGACGGCAAGGTGAAGCTGTCTCTTTAATCACTCGCCAATTGACGCGACGAGTGGGGGCGCTCTCTCCAGAATTGGAAGCGCAGATTCAGTCTTTGTCTGTGGAAGTGTTGGAAGATTTGGGGGAAGCACTGATCGATTTTACTGGAGTTGAGGATTTAGTGTCTTGGTTGGCAGAGCGCCACTCTTAA
- a CDS encoding two-component system response regulator, whose protein sequence is MNNPGQMSSKGNLLIVDDTLNNLRLLSNSLIEEGYKVRGVTNGPMAITAAKTIPPDLILLDIKMPDMDGYEVCKHLKLNTQTKDIPVIFLSALDDVLDKVKAFQVGGIDYITKPFHLEEVIARIENQLALTQAKAEITKLNSELEHRVQVRTQQLQNMNQQLMSTNKRLESEILERQKIQKKLLHMASHDALTGLPNRVWFMDCLIQALERFKSNDKYKFAVLFMDCDRFKMVNDSLGHLVGDHVLISVARRLQSCLRSSEVLARFGGDEFAILIDRMDDVSIAINLAQKIKNSLTWPFHWDRQEIFLNASIGIVFSTPDYQEPEQLLRDADIAMYRAKGSHKSYQIFDAFMRQNTQKRFQIETDLRLAVENKEFVLYYQPIISLETGYISGFEALIRWQHPQQGFISPGAFIPIAEETGLIVPIGLWVLQEACTQFQYWCKQGWINHQIKMSVNLSVKQFNQSTLIDQIDCILIKTNCDSKNIKLEITESAIMDNPELATNALEKLKQREIQLSIDDFGTGYSSLSYLHRFPIDTLKIDRSFISRIGEDGENAEIVEAIITLAHHLNISVTAEGVETDFQLAQLSKMGCEEVQGYFISKPLDGVTMGSLLATVPCWKISEDLEA, encoded by the coding sequence ATGAATAACCCGGGTCAAATGTCCTCTAAGGGAAATTTATTAATTGTTGATGATACTTTGAATAATTTACGGCTGTTATCCAATAGCTTGATAGAAGAAGGCTATAAGGTGCGAGGGGTGACCAATGGTCCAATGGCAATCACTGCGGCTAAGACCATTCCCCCAGATTTGATTTTGTTAGATATCAAAATGCCGGATATGGATGGCTATGAAGTCTGTAAGCACCTCAAGTTGAATACTCAGACTAAAGATATTCCCGTTATTTTCTTGAGTGCTTTAGATGATGTCCTTGATAAGGTTAAAGCTTTTCAAGTGGGGGGTATAGATTATATTACTAAACCCTTTCATTTGGAAGAAGTAATTGCCCGCATAGAAAATCAGTTAGCACTCACCCAAGCTAAGGCAGAAATAACCAAACTTAATAGCGAGTTAGAACACCGTGTGCAGGTGCGAACACAGCAACTGCAAAACATGAATCAACAACTCATGAGTACGAATAAAAGGCTAGAATCTGAGATTTTAGAGCGCCAAAAAATCCAGAAAAAGTTGTTGCATATGGCTTCCCATGATGCTCTAACTGGTTTGCCTAATCGAGTCTGGTTTATGGATTGCTTGATTCAGGCATTAGAACGCTTTAAATCTAATGATAAATATAAATTTGCCGTGCTGTTCATGGATTGCGATCGCTTTAAAATGGTCAATGATTCTTTAGGACATTTGGTTGGCGATCATGTGCTAATTTCTGTAGCCCGTCGCTTACAATCTTGCTTGCGATCGAGTGAAGTTTTAGCCCGGTTTGGAGGCGATGAATTTGCAATTCTCATCGATCGAATGGACGATGTTAGTATTGCCATTAATCTAGCTCAAAAAATCAAAAATTCTTTAACTTGGCCCTTCCATTGGGATCGACAAGAAATTTTCTTAAATGCTAGTATTGGTATTGTTTTTAGTACACCTGACTATCAAGAACCAGAGCAACTGCTCCGGGATGCAGATATTGCTATGTATCGGGCAAAAGGGAGCCATAAAAGCTATCAAATTTTTGATGCTTTTATGCGTCAAAACACGCAAAAAAGATTTCAGATTGAAACGGATTTAAGATTGGCGGTTGAAAATAAAGAATTTGTGCTTTATTATCAGCCCATCATTTCCCTAGAAACTGGCTATATTTCTGGTTTTGAAGCTTTGATTCGTTGGCAACATCCCCAACAAGGCTTTATTTCACCAGGTGCATTTATTCCCATTGCTGAAGAAACGGGATTAATTGTCCCTATTGGTTTATGGGTACTGCAAGAAGCTTGTACTCAATTTCAGTATTGGTGTAAACAAGGCTGGATTAATCATCAGATTAAAATGAGTGTTAATTTGTCAGTCAAGCAATTTAATCAATCTACTTTAATCGATCAAATTGATTGCATATTAATAAAGACTAATTGTGATAGTAAAAATATAAAATTAGAGATTACTGAAAGTGCCATTATGGATAATCCAGAATTGGCAACGAATGCTCTGGAGAAGCTGAAGCAACGGGAAATTCAACTCAGTATCGATGATTTTGGCACAGGCTATTCTTCCTTGAGTTATTTGCATCGTTTTCCGATTGATACATTGAAAATCGATCGCTCATTTATTAGTCGTATTGGAGAGGACGGGGAAAATGCTGAGATCGTAGAAGCAATTATTACTTTGGCGCACCATTTAAATATTTCGGTAACGGCTGAAGGGGTGGAAACAGATTTTCAATTAGCCCAGTTGTCTAAAATGGGATGCGAAGAAGTACAAGGATATTTTATTTCTAAACCTTTAGATGGGGTCACTATGGGATCTTTATTAGCGACTGTTCCTTGTTGGAAAATTTCGGAAGATTTAGAGGCTTGA
- a CDS encoding B12-binding domain-containing radical SAM protein: MSIPLHEEQLLFDPVSPESTAIPVIFAFPNTYSIGITSLGYQVIWSQLRERSQVAVSRLFTDGQEKLPRQVELVGFSLSWELDYGNILVLLDQLGIPRRSEQRQQHHPLIFGGGPVLTANPEPFADFFDVILLGDGEQLLGEFIDRYQEVRAASRGEQLRYLAQGEGIYVPSLYEVTYDSPTGAIAAITPLEDSIPERPTKQTYRGKTLLASRVVTPQAAWENIYMVEVVRSCPELCRFCLASYLTLPFRTANLQEGLIPAIEQGLKLTNRLGLLGASVTQHPEFNALLDYLSQPQYDQVRLSLASVRTNTVTEKLARILSQRDSRSITIAIESGSERLRAIVNKKLQQEEIIQAAINAKAGGLKGIKFYGMVGIPGEEIEDLEPTLELMQELKKAAPGLRLTFGCSTFVPKAHTPFQWYGVNPQAKKRLKLLQKGLGKIGVEFRPESYNWSAIQALISRGDRRLSHILEFTQNSGDSLGSYRQAFKHFQGQLPPLEDYVYQNWSTEKVLPWQHIQGTLSVETLKQHLATSQKIQREE, from the coding sequence TTGTCTATCCCCCTACATGAAGAACAGCTTTTATTCGACCCGGTATCCCCTGAAAGCACTGCTATTCCGGTAATTTTTGCCTTTCCTAACACCTACAGTATTGGTATCACCAGTTTAGGCTATCAAGTGATTTGGTCGCAGTTGCGTGAGCGATCGCAGGTGGCAGTGAGCCGTCTATTTACGGATGGACAGGAAAAACTCCCCAGACAGGTTGAACTGGTTGGTTTCTCGTTATCCTGGGAATTGGACTATGGCAATATTTTGGTGTTACTTGACCAACTCGGTATACCCAGGCGAAGTGAGCAGCGCCAACAGCATCATCCCCTAATTTTTGGGGGTGGGCCAGTATTAACAGCCAATCCTGAACCCTTTGCTGACTTTTTTGATGTGATTTTATTGGGGGATGGGGAACAGTTATTAGGCGAATTTATTGACCGATATCAAGAGGTTCGGGCGGCATCCAGGGGCGAGCAATTGAGATATCTGGCTCAGGGAGAAGGAATTTATGTACCCAGTTTATATGAGGTGACCTACGACAGTCCAACGGGAGCGATCGCTGCAATTACGCCCCTTGAAGATAGTATTCCTGAACGGCCAACGAAACAAACCTATCGCGGTAAAACCCTCCTCGCCTCTAGAGTCGTTACCCCACAAGCCGCGTGGGAAAACATTTATATGGTGGAAGTTGTGCGATCGTGTCCAGAACTCTGTCGATTTTGCCTTGCTAGTTATCTCACTTTACCCTTTCGCACCGCTAATCTTCAAGAAGGATTAATTCCTGCCATTGAACAAGGGTTAAAATTGACCAACCGACTCGGATTATTAGGCGCTTCAGTCACCCAACATCCTGAATTTAATGCCCTGCTCGATTATCTAAGCCAACCGCAATATGACCAGGTGCGTCTGAGTCTAGCTTCTGTTCGCACGAATACGGTTACCGAAAAACTCGCTCGTATTCTTAGTCAACGGGATAGCCGCTCCATTACCATTGCCATCGAAAGCGGATCGGAAAGGCTGCGGGCGATCGTCAATAAGAAACTGCAACAAGAGGAAATTATCCAAGCTGCGATTAATGCCAAAGCAGGAGGACTGAAAGGGATTAAATTTTATGGCATGGTGGGTATTCCTGGAGAAGAAATTGAGGATTTAGAACCCACTTTAGAGTTAATGCAAGAATTGAAAAAAGCCGCGCCCGGATTGCGATTAACCTTCGGATGTAGCACCTTTGTTCCTAAAGCCCATACTCCCTTTCAATGGTATGGAGTCAACCCACAAGCAAAGAAGCGATTAAAGCTCTTGCAAAAAGGTTTAGGAAAAATTGGTGTGGAGTTTCGCCCCGAGAGTTACAATTGGTCGGCGATCCAAGCCCTAATTTCCAGAGGCGATCGCCGTCTATCTCACATCCTAGAATTCACGCAAAATTCAGGGGATTCTCTAGGGAGTTATCGGCAAGCATTTAAGCATTTTCAAGGACAACTGCCCCCGCTAGAAGATTATGTGTATCAAAATTGGTCAACCGAAAAAGTTTTACCCTGGCAACATATCCAAGGGACTTTATCTGTAGAAACTCTCAAACAACATTTAGCCACCAGTCAGAAGATACAGCGAGAGGAGTAA